In Vibrio diazotrophicus, the following proteins share a genomic window:
- a CDS encoding IS630 family transposase, with amino-acid sequence MKITLTPQQKLQLEQMHDIERDSRVCDRIKAVLLASEGWSQTMISQALRIHESTVARHLSDYVLSEKLKPENGGSQSKLSATQTMHLIEHLTEKTYSHTHQIVTYVKETFGLDYTVSGMNKWLHHNGFSYKQPKGVPHKFDEAQQQAFIEAYEALKASCGKDESIVFIDAVHPTLSTKISHGWIRTGQDKVIETTGNRSRLNIIGALNLSDIGATIVHNYEIINSESIVRFFCELRKSYPLAHKLHIILDGAGYHRSDLVKNAAFVLNIELHYLPPYSPNLNPIERLWKVMNEKSRNNVYFKRKRDFKAAIDQFFAVTLPEIAGSLTSRINDNFQVLKPASSS; translated from the coding sequence ATGAAAATTACACTGACTCCTCAACAGAAACTGCAACTCGAACAAATGCACGACATTGAACGTGATAGTCGAGTTTGCGACCGCATTAAGGCTGTTTTGCTGGCTTCTGAAGGCTGGAGTCAGACTATGATTTCACAAGCTCTTCGTATTCATGAATCGACCGTTGCTCGTCATCTCAGCGACTACGTTCTTTCTGAAAAACTTAAGCCTGAAAATGGCGGAAGCCAAAGCAAGCTTTCTGCTACTCAAACCATGCACCTAATCGAGCATTTGACTGAGAAAACCTATTCTCATACGCATCAAATTGTCACTTACGTTAAAGAGACATTTGGACTGGATTACACGGTTTCTGGTATGAATAAATGGCTTCACCACAATGGTTTTAGCTACAAGCAACCGAAAGGCGTACCACACAAGTTTGATGAAGCACAACAGCAAGCATTTATAGAGGCTTATGAAGCGTTAAAGGCAAGCTGTGGCAAGGATGAATCGATAGTCTTTATCGACGCAGTTCACCCAACACTATCAACAAAAATATCTCATGGCTGGATACGAACTGGTCAGGATAAAGTGATTGAAACAACGGGTAATCGTAGCCGATTGAACATTATTGGCGCACTGAACTTGTCGGATATTGGAGCAACCATTGTTCACAACTATGAGATCATTAACAGTGAATCGATTGTTCGCTTTTTCTGTGAGTTAAGAAAGAGTTATCCCTTAGCCCATAAGCTTCATATCATCTTGGATGGTGCGGGATATCACCGCAGTGACTTAGTCAAAAATGCGGCGTTTGTCCTGAATATTGAACTGCATTATCTTCCACCTTACAGTCCAAACCTCAACCCAATCGAACGGCTATGGAAAGTAATGAATGAGAAGTCGAGGAACAACGTTTACTTCAAAAGAAAACGGGACTTCAAGGCGGCAATAGACCAATTTTTTGCAGTGACTCTTCCAGAGATCGCAGGCTCTTTGACATCTCGAATTAATGATAATTTTCAGGTTCTCAAGCCAGCATCTTCAAGTTGA
- the rfaD gene encoding ADP-glyceromanno-heptose 6-epimerase, which translates to MIIVTGGAGMIGSNIVKALNEQGINDILVVDNLKNGKKFQNLVDLDIADYMDRDDFLTQIMAGDDFGTIEAVFHEGACSATTEWDGKYMMLNNYEYSKELLHYCLDRQIPFLYASSAATYGETDTFIEEKEYEGALNVYGYSKQQFDNYVRRIWQEAEEHGEKLSQVTGFRYFNVYGPREQHKGSMASVAFHLNNQMNAGENPKLFAGSEHFKRDFVYVGDVAAVNLWFMQHGKSGIFNLGTGNAESFNEVAKAVIKYHGQGSVETIPFPEHLKGAYQEYTQADLTKLRATGCDHQFKTVAEGVAEYMSIINK; encoded by the coding sequence ATGATCATAGTAACCGGCGGTGCTGGCATGATTGGCAGCAATATCGTTAAAGCACTTAACGAACAAGGTATTAACGACATCTTGGTTGTCGATAACCTAAAGAATGGTAAGAAGTTTCAAAATCTAGTCGACCTTGATATCGCAGATTACATGGATCGTGATGATTTCTTAACTCAAATCATGGCAGGCGATGACTTTGGTACCATTGAAGCAGTCTTCCATGAGGGAGCGTGTTCTGCCACTACAGAGTGGGATGGCAAGTACATGATGCTCAACAACTATGAGTATTCCAAAGAGCTATTACATTACTGTTTAGATCGTCAGATCCCATTCCTTTACGCTTCATCAGCGGCAACTTATGGCGAAACAGACACCTTCATCGAAGAAAAAGAATATGAAGGCGCATTAAACGTATATGGTTACTCAAAACAGCAGTTTGATAATTACGTTCGCCGTATCTGGCAAGAAGCGGAAGAACATGGCGAAAAGCTTTCTCAAGTTACAGGTTTTCGCTACTTCAATGTTTATGGGCCCCGCGAGCAACACAAAGGCTCAATGGCATCTGTTGCATTTCATTTAAATAATCAAATGAACGCTGGAGAGAACCCTAAACTGTTTGCTGGTAGTGAGCATTTTAAACGTGATTTTGTTTATGTAGGTGATGTTGCAGCTGTAAACCTTTGGTTTATGCAGCACGGTAAGTCAGGCATTTTTAATCTTGGAACGGGGAACGCGGAGTCATTTAACGAAGTAGCCAAAGCGGTGATCAAATACCACGGTCAAGGCTCAGTAGAAACAATCCCGTTCCCTGAGCACCTAAAAGGCGCATATCAAGAATATACTCAGGCAGACCTAACTAAGCTGCGCGCCACAGGCTGCGACCACCAGTTCAAAACAGTGGCAGAAGGTGTTGCTGAGTATATGTCGATTATCAATAAGTAA
- a CDS encoding polysaccharide deacetylase family protein, which yields MNILMALSQLEVTGAEVYATTVGNQLTKRGHTVHYVSDTLTKPFVGQYFKLRFNKRSILRRFWHVAYLVYLIKKHHIQLVHAHSRASSWSCHVACKITGTPMVTTVHGRQPVHRSRKAFHAMGDKALPVCEAIEQQLIEELDVPASQLTVSRNGIETQAFSPAEPPNNAKPIITIVGRLTGPKGDLCYRLLDECLDLGKYDVRVLTGSAMETRFENFTKKASFLGYTNDVAQVLHQSDLVIGAGRVAIESLLCGRPTFAIGEAISIGIVDENNLPHAMATNFGDIGPNILDIDFDSIAHEVEKGLGHSSCSPSVTEKIRDYYNLDNIVSQLETIYQDVVVSKLQKEMPVLMYHRFIDNEAKKGTRGPYIDIQLFEKHLKLLKRMGFESLTFEELARKGSIERLNPNKRYFMLTVDDGFVDNYELMLPLLKKYNFKAVVYVVTGETYNRWDVEANENPDKPFPLMSSEQIKAMADSGFIEIGGHTLSHPSLSKLSYAEQKREIEQNKCELESIIGKKLTSFAYPYGDLDDNSKAIARNLGFEFAVATNSGPLAFHQDLYQIRRIAIFPKTSVFGLWRKICGNYTFRKNNPR from the coding sequence ATGAATATTTTAATGGCACTGTCGCAGCTAGAAGTAACTGGAGCGGAAGTGTATGCAACAACTGTCGGCAATCAGCTAACTAAACGTGGCCATACAGTCCATTATGTGTCAGACACACTGACTAAACCTTTCGTTGGTCAATATTTTAAACTTCGCTTCAATAAGCGCAGTATCCTACGCAGATTCTGGCACGTTGCTTATCTTGTTTATCTAATCAAAAAACACCATATTCAACTTGTACATGCCCACTCGCGTGCATCAAGCTGGAGTTGCCACGTGGCCTGTAAAATAACGGGCACGCCAATGGTTACAACAGTGCACGGCCGACAACCAGTACACCGCTCACGTAAAGCGTTTCATGCTATGGGTGATAAAGCTCTACCAGTGTGTGAAGCAATCGAGCAGCAACTTATTGAAGAACTGGATGTACCGGCATCCCAGTTAACCGTAAGTCGTAATGGCATCGAGACCCAAGCTTTTTCGCCTGCAGAACCACCTAACAACGCTAAACCTATCATCACCATTGTCGGTCGCTTAACCGGCCCTAAAGGTGATTTATGTTATCGCTTGTTAGATGAATGCCTCGATCTAGGCAAGTATGATGTGCGTGTTTTGACTGGTTCTGCAATGGAAACAAGGTTTGAGAATTTTACCAAGAAAGCCTCTTTTCTTGGTTATACCAACGATGTCGCTCAAGTACTGCATCAGTCAGACCTAGTCATTGGCGCAGGTCGAGTGGCTATAGAGTCGTTACTTTGTGGCCGCCCAACATTCGCGATTGGCGAAGCTATCTCGATTGGAATTGTCGATGAAAACAACCTACCACATGCTATGGCTACCAACTTTGGTGATATAGGGCCTAATATTCTCGATATCGATTTTGACTCTATCGCTCACGAGGTTGAAAAAGGGCTTGGTCATTCATCATGCAGTCCATCCGTAACAGAAAAAATTCGTGACTACTACAATCTCGATAATATCGTCTCTCAGTTAGAAACTATTTACCAAGATGTGGTCGTCAGTAAACTTCAAAAAGAGATGCCCGTCTTGATGTATCATCGCTTTATCGACAACGAAGCGAAAAAAGGCACACGCGGCCCATACATAGACATTCAACTTTTTGAAAAGCACTTAAAACTTCTTAAGCGAATGGGATTTGAGAGCCTCACTTTTGAAGAACTCGCACGTAAAGGTTCTATCGAAAGATTAAATCCAAATAAGCGTTACTTTATGTTAACTGTGGATGATGGCTTCGTCGACAACTATGAGTTAATGCTACCACTATTGAAGAAGTATAATTTCAAAGCGGTAGTCTATGTTGTAACAGGCGAAACTTACAATCGCTGGGATGTGGAAGCAAACGAAAATCCAGACAAGCCATTTCCACTTATGAGTAGTGAGCAAATTAAAGCGATGGCAGACTCTGGCTTTATTGAGATTGGTGGCCACACACTTAGCCACCCATCCTTAAGTAAACTTTCATATGCAGAGCAAAAGCGTGAAATTGAACAAAACAAGTGTGAATTAGAGTCGATTATTGGTAAGAAGCTAACTTCATTTGCTTACCCCTATGGTGACTTAGACGATAACTCAAAAGCCATCGCTCGCAACTTAGGTTTTGAGTTTGCGGTCGCAACTAATAGCGGCCCTCTTGCATTTCATCAGGACTTATATCAAATACGCCGTATAGCTATTTTTCCTAAAACCTCAGTATTTGGACTGTGGAGAAAAATTTGCGGAAACTACACTTTTAGAAAAAATAATCCTAGATAA
- a CDS encoding O-antigen ligase family protein produces the protein MNKLQLTQFVNALPFVWLFSGYLLVSNGQTYLAYFLILATLYNLLTGNIQKEKGRVRKSLILCTMIYIAVFLLNYIYTSNFWFVIRSSLYFLPFALTTPINKKTIVRTIYILPFTALALSVLYLIHSESRYLNNSGLNPIPLATVTALYLAFLLYLFFKEKDWKFNKFILFSGNLFCLYIIIRTESRGVWVAVALMMIVAVLYGIKTALKCKSYKQISGVFVFTIILGVLAASSISQRIDTTLQELTKIEQGLNNTSIGVRLELWRTSYQLIENNNFILPAKETDIHDFFKQKLADKKITKATLDFSPNAHNQYINSWLRSGLIGLFATLFLLIYPSIIVIKEYGFNSSILPLMIVTIILICGLTELPLTQISAYQAFLMSMLGSIIMLEQKE, from the coding sequence ATGAACAAACTACAACTAACTCAATTCGTAAATGCACTACCGTTTGTATGGCTCTTCTCTGGCTACTTGTTAGTAAGTAATGGACAAACTTACTTAGCGTACTTTCTTATTTTGGCCACTCTATATAATCTATTGACAGGCAACATCCAAAAAGAAAAGGGCAGGGTAAGAAAATCACTAATACTTTGCACAATGATATATATAGCCGTTTTTTTATTAAACTACATATACACATCAAACTTTTGGTTTGTTATCCGTAGTTCTTTGTACTTTTTACCTTTTGCACTGACAACGCCAATCAACAAGAAAACCATCGTTAGAACTATATACATTTTACCATTCACGGCTCTTGCTCTTTCTGTTTTATATTTAATACATAGCGAGTCAAGATACCTAAACAACTCAGGCCTAAATCCTATTCCTTTAGCAACTGTAACAGCTCTTTATTTAGCTTTTTTATTGTATTTATTCTTTAAAGAAAAGGACTGGAAATTCAATAAGTTCATATTATTCTCTGGCAACCTATTTTGTCTTTACATAATAATCAGAACAGAGAGTAGAGGTGTTTGGGTAGCAGTAGCTTTGATGATGATTGTTGCTGTCTTATACGGGATAAAAACAGCGTTAAAGTGTAAATCATACAAACAAATAAGTGGTGTATTCGTGTTCACTATCATATTGGGAGTATTAGCTGCTAGTTCAATTTCTCAGCGCATAGATACTACCTTGCAAGAATTAACTAAGATTGAACAAGGTTTAAATAATACATCTATCGGAGTCAGGCTAGAATTATGGAGAACAAGTTACCAATTAATAGAGAACAATAATTTCATCCTACCAGCAAAGGAAACTGATATTCATGATTTTTTTAAACAAAAGCTAGCTGATAAAAAAATAACTAAAGCGACATTAGACTTTAGTCCAAACGCCCATAACCAATATATTAACTCATGGTTAAGAAGTGGTTTAATCGGACTATTTGCCACATTATTTCTGTTAATCTACCCTTCAATTATAGTGATTAAAGAATACGGCTTTAACTCAAGCATTCTCCCATTAATGATAGTAACCATAATATTAATATGTGGCTTAACTGAGCTACCCCTTACACAAATATCCGCATATCAAGCGTTTTTGATGTCTATGTTGGGTAGCATTATTATGTTGGAACAAAAAGAATGA
- the waaF gene encoding lipopolysaccharide heptosyltransferase II, which yields MKILVIGPSWVGDMVMSQSLYKTLKQQNPDSDLHVLAPAWCRPILSRMPEVDKTIDMPLGHGTLDLKTRYKMGLSLRNEMYTHAYVLPNSAKSALIPLFANIPNRTGWKGEFRYGLINDLRTNKKVFQFMVERYVALAFNKQSMESIVKLDNCPVPELSIDITSQRNVMNRLYLDSTRPIFGICPGAEFGPAKRWPHRYYAEVAKHIIENGGQVWTFGSAKDREVTQSIRNTLSSPLQEFCFDLAGETSLVEAVDLLAMCKAVITNDSGLMHVSASVGAHVIAIYGSSSPSYTPPLTKKLDILNTDISCRPCFKRECPLGHLECLTKLSPEQVIKKLDKLHLYE from the coding sequence ATGAAGATATTAGTCATTGGCCCTTCTTGGGTAGGAGACATGGTGATGTCTCAAAGCCTCTATAAAACATTAAAGCAACAAAATCCAGATTCGGATCTTCATGTATTAGCACCAGCTTGGTGCAGGCCTATTTTGTCTCGTATGCCAGAGGTTGACAAAACGATCGATATGCCCTTAGGGCACGGTACATTAGATCTAAAAACCAGATATAAAATGGGTCTATCTCTACGTAACGAAATGTACACACACGCATATGTACTACCAAACTCAGCAAAGTCAGCCCTAATTCCTCTGTTTGCTAATATTCCAAACCGAACTGGTTGGAAAGGTGAGTTTCGTTATGGACTGATAAATGACCTTCGCACAAACAAAAAAGTGTTTCAGTTTATGGTGGAACGCTATGTCGCGTTAGCATTTAATAAGCAATCGATGGAATCTATTGTAAAATTAGACAACTGCCCAGTACCAGAGCTTTCTATTGATATTACAAGCCAAAGAAATGTGATGAATAGACTCTATCTAGATTCTACTCGCCCAATATTTGGTATTTGCCCTGGCGCAGAGTTTGGTCCAGCTAAACGTTGGCCTCATAGATACTACGCTGAAGTAGCAAAACACATAATCGAAAATGGTGGCCAAGTGTGGACATTCGGTTCAGCAAAAGACCGAGAAGTAACTCAATCGATACGCAATACATTGTCATCACCTCTTCAGGAATTTTGTTTTGACCTTGCAGGAGAAACATCTTTAGTTGAAGCCGTAGACCTACTCGCAATGTGTAAGGCAGTGATTACCAATGATTCCGGACTCATGCATGTTTCAGCATCTGTAGGAGCTCACGTTATTGCAATTTATGGGTCAAGCTCCCCAAGTTATACCCCTCCTTTAACGAAAAAATTGGATATACTAAACACAGACATTTCATGCCGCCCATGCTTCAAACGCGAATGCCCTTTAGGCCATTTAGAATGTTTGACTAAGCTGTCCCCTGAACAAGTAATTAAAAAACTAGATAAATTACATTTATATGAATAA
- a CDS encoding glycosyltransferase family 32 protein produces MNNFGLVVSNRLIRLIGNIFKILSYPFHIVFKDKRFVIPEYSAAKVKPSSKSKIPRVIWQTNYSNKCALPVYLNYLFNRLCSLNYDYHYVSTEAREEYLKENAPLNWYKTYCRLTNGAAQADLWRLFVLYKEGGIYMDIDATLVWNLDTLINNEDSLYIRVSNNTEITNYFIASQSGNGYLKECLDLIVHNVENYDPEMGVYHSTGPTVLNKVLEGKKINARDRKYVCIQGTFTNEYFQYLDKPRGKWVHMDTKDLVKKDHD; encoded by the coding sequence ATGAATAATTTTGGACTGGTTGTAAGCAACCGACTAATTAGACTGATTGGCAACATCTTTAAGATCCTTTCTTATCCATTTCATATTGTTTTCAAAGATAAGCGATTCGTCATTCCTGAATACTCGGCAGCGAAAGTAAAGCCATCATCAAAATCAAAGATACCTCGAGTTATTTGGCAAACTAACTACTCTAACAAATGTGCTTTGCCTGTATATTTAAACTACCTATTTAACCGATTATGTAGTCTCAATTATGACTATCACTACGTTAGCACTGAGGCACGTGAAGAGTATTTAAAAGAAAACGCACCATTGAATTGGTATAAAACATATTGTCGACTGACAAATGGGGCCGCCCAAGCGGATCTTTGGCGATTATTTGTTCTATATAAAGAAGGTGGTATCTACATGGACATAGACGCGACCTTGGTATGGAACCTAGATACGCTTATCAATAATGAAGATTCTCTATATATCCGTGTTAGCAATAATACAGAGATAACCAACTACTTTATCGCTTCACAATCAGGTAATGGCTATCTCAAAGAGTGCTTAGATCTTATTGTGCACAATGTTGAAAACTATGACCCAGAGATGGGGGTTTACCACTCAACTGGTCCTACGGTTCTTAATAAAGTGCTCGAAGGTAAGAAAATTAATGCAAGAGACCGTAAATATGTGTGTATTCAGGGTACCTTTACCAACGAATACTTCCAGTACTTAGATAAACCGCGTGGTAAATGGGTACATATGGATACCAAAGATCTTGTAAAAAAAGACCATGATTAA
- the waaA gene encoding lipid IV(A) 3-deoxy-D-manno-octulosonic acid transferase produces the protein MIKVTLVVYSLVLYLIAPLALIALTRKHSNKPYIGTRWKEYLGIPSVAKSDKPSIWIHTVSVGEVIAASQVIRELRLSYPDTPIIITTTTTTGAERVVNLGIDVIHQYMPFDFTWAVRKFIKHHNPAFLVIMETELWPNTLVTARKMEVGVAVLNARLSEKSYKNYAKFRTIFSKLMSGVSLVLCQHNQDKQRFSKLGVNPNSLHTTGSIKYDFKVSQTQIREAIRLKKILHRNKYCWIASSTHEGEDEILLKIHHSLLTSYPDLLMIIVPRHPERFNDVYKMALGYGFSSVRRSHICESSNTEKVNVLVGDSMGEMQMYLAMSDICFMGGSLLGEAVGGHNVLEPAALSIPTITGPSYFNFKEITESLAEHNGLFIANNADEIFNYIHNLLADEPNRATIGRNANNVFKSNQGSTAKAVNLLRGQINL, from the coding sequence ATGATTAAAGTAACACTCGTTGTATATTCTCTTGTTCTGTACCTAATCGCGCCATTAGCTCTTATAGCTCTAACAAGGAAGCACAGTAACAAGCCCTATATTGGTACGCGATGGAAAGAGTATTTAGGGATACCAAGTGTAGCTAAAAGCGACAAACCTTCTATTTGGATCCACACGGTTTCTGTTGGAGAGGTCATTGCTGCATCGCAAGTAATAAGGGAACTTAGACTTTCATATCCTGACACACCTATTATCATCACTACGACAACCACAACCGGAGCTGAAAGAGTGGTAAACCTTGGTATCGATGTAATTCATCAATACATGCCATTTGACTTTACATGGGCCGTAAGAAAGTTCATCAAGCACCACAACCCTGCCTTTTTAGTCATTATGGAAACCGAGCTTTGGCCAAACACTCTAGTTACTGCTCGCAAAATGGAAGTAGGTGTAGCTGTTTTGAATGCCCGTTTATCCGAAAAATCCTATAAGAACTACGCAAAGTTTCGCACAATATTTAGCAAGCTAATGTCAGGAGTTTCGCTTGTTCTTTGTCAACACAACCAAGATAAACAACGTTTTTCTAAACTTGGAGTTAACCCCAATTCACTACACACAACGGGGTCCATAAAATACGATTTCAAAGTGTCACAAACACAAATCAGAGAGGCTATTCGTCTAAAAAAAATACTTCATCGCAATAAGTATTGTTGGATTGCGTCAAGTACACATGAAGGGGAGGACGAAATTTTATTAAAAATTCACCACTCTCTACTCACTAGCTATCCAGATCTCTTAATGATAATTGTTCCTCGTCATCCAGAACGCTTCAACGATGTCTATAAAATGGCTTTAGGATATGGATTCAGCTCTGTAAGACGTAGCCATATCTGCGAGTCATCCAACACTGAGAAAGTGAATGTTTTAGTTGGTGACTCAATGGGAGAAATGCAGATGTATCTTGCTATGTCAGACATCTGCTTTATGGGAGGAAGCTTACTAGGAGAGGCAGTTGGAGGCCATAACGTCCTAGAGCCCGCTGCACTCAGCATCCCTACAATCACTGGTCCAAGCTATTTTAATTTTAAAGAAATCACCGAGAGCCTTGCTGAACACAATGGTCTGTTCATCGCTAATAACGCCGATGAAATATTCAACTACATTCATAATCTTTTAGCAGATGAACCAAATAGAGCAACGATTGGTCGCAACGCCAACAACGTATTTAAATCAAATCAAGGTTCAACTGCGAAAGCTGTTAACCTTCTTCGAGGTCAAATAAATCTATGA